Genomic segment of Benincasa hispida cultivar B227 chromosome 1, ASM972705v1, whole genome shotgun sequence:
TTGCTTCTTTGCATCTCTCTTCGTGCTCTTATTATTGTTCTTCTTTTCCCtccattttattacaaattgACCGTAACAAGATGGATATTTGTGGTTATAAGAGCCAATTAAAGATCCATGGCTCATTTTCCACCCTGAATAATGGTTGAACTAAGTTACAAGATACGTTACAAGAATATAGAGTAGTAAGatcagaaagaaagaaaggttgGACGACGAAAGATggaaaatttgaacattttgtaCCTTGAGAGATGTCTGTACATCGAATTGCATGGCTTGAATTGGGTTTGAGTTCACATTTTCGACCAAGTGATTCACACCTTCCACAATCAGGATTTTCCCATTTTAACAGAAGGTCATCCCACGGCTTCGAcgaataataagaagaaaatggcACTGAAACAGTTTTAATCATATCACAGTTTGATGAAAGCTCGTCTATAAGCATTGGAGAAGATGAAGCATAAACTTTGTATGAATAGCTACTCAGGCAATAAATTGGATCAATATCCCCATGTGGCAAGTAGTGGGATGAACAATTAAAGAAAGCAAAATTTTGAGTGTTTTTCTTGACAAATGGTGATCCAGAAAGATTAAGAGAGAGAATCTTTTTAGGGAGACAGTTGTCTGGATCATTGATCCTTATTTCTTGATTCTTATAATCTATATCTTGGACACTGAAATCTCCAGAAGGAGGAAGATGAAGCAATGGTTCACCTTTGCCATGGCAGGACAAATCAAAGCCAGGATAGCCACAAGACTTTGGTTGGACATTTGCAATCCTAAAAGGGAATCGAATCGTCTGATAATCGCCAATACAGCGAGAATCAAAGCAAAAATCAGAACTGGTTGCAAGGTTGAAGAAAGAGAACATGAGGAGATGAAGAATCATTTCTTAAGAGGGAACGTTTAATGAGTACAAACATATTGCAAAGTTTCCTATGAATTATTATAGATGGGATATTCTCTTGAAAAATAGAATCCTTGGAATGAGGTCCTACAACCAAATTGCATTAAACTAAGTTTAAAAAGTCAAAAAgactattaaataaaatatgattggtAAGAGCCAAGAAGCTCCAAACATGATGTAAGCTTAGCAATTGACAAACATGAAGGAAGAAGTTTTTTAAATCACCGATAAACTTGATAGATTATGATAagcttaattatattaatattttaactaAGTCTAAAGTAATTCCAGAAACATGTATGGAAAAAGTTGCATTCATAATTTGCAAGCCTTGGGTGAATCAATCAAGCATGGATTTGAGATGAAATTAATGGTAATGGACCAGATCAAAGTGTTTATTTGCAGCAAGTCAACTATAAATGGAGATACAGAACATTAATTAATCAGAACTTATCCTTGagctaattaaataaatatgcaaggcacttaatatatatatatatgttaat
This window contains:
- the LOC120090361 gene encoding RING-H2 finger protein ATL22-like, with amino-acid sequence MILHLLMFSFFNLATSSDFCFDSRCIGDYQTIRFPFRIANVQPKSCGYPGFDLSCHGKGEPLLHLPPSGDFSVQDIDYKNQEIRINDPDNCLPKKILSLNLSGSPFVKKNTQNFAFFNCSSHYLPHGDIDPIYCLSSYSYKVYASSSPMLIDELSSNCDMIKTVSVPFSSYYSSKPWDDLLLKWENPDCGRCESLGRKCELKPNSSHAIRCTDISQGRPRVAANVVAIAVGVVAATICFLVLLCCFCIKMNCQSRTQSSSHWTIFSRRTVTMGLDGPTIASYPKIVLGESLRLPKPNNNICPICLAQYRPKEIVKTIPNCQHCFHECCIDEWLRLNASCPVCRKSPIESPPSNPT